From a region of the Mycobacterium sp. SMC-8 genome:
- a CDS encoding ferredoxin, producing the protein MGCYRVELDEDLCQGHAMCELEAPDVFRVPKRGVVEILDHEPPDELREAVELAVDMCPTRALSITEKE; encoded by the coding sequence ATGGGTTGCTACCGAGTGGAACTCGACGAGGACCTGTGCCAGGGCCACGCCATGTGCGAGCTGGAGGCACCCGATGTGTTCAGGGTGCCCAAGCGCGGCGTGGTCGAGATCCTCGACCATGAGCCCCCCGACGAACTTCGCGAGGCCGTCGAACTTGCTGTCGACATGTGTCCCACCAGGGCACTTTCCATCACAGAGAAGGAGTGA
- a CDS encoding nuclear transport factor 2 family protein codes for MASREQLEDWVERWLKANQEAEAAGDWKPLADFYTDDATYGWNIGPKEDVMCVNRDEIRDVALGLEMEGLENWVYEYQKVLIDEKQNEIVGFWKQIANKSDGTRDEIYGIGGSWFRLNDQLLIEWQRDFFDFGHVQKAFLKLIESGDLTPTMQKRIERSLAGEKLPGYYPIGEAPAPIW; via the coding sequence GTGGCGTCACGGGAGCAACTTGAGGACTGGGTAGAGCGCTGGCTCAAGGCCAATCAGGAGGCCGAGGCGGCCGGTGACTGGAAGCCGTTGGCGGACTTCTACACCGACGACGCCACCTACGGCTGGAACATCGGGCCCAAGGAAGACGTCATGTGCGTGAACAGGGACGAAATCCGCGACGTCGCGCTGGGCCTGGAGATGGAGGGCCTGGAGAACTGGGTCTACGAGTACCAGAAGGTCCTCATCGACGAGAAGCAGAACGAGATCGTCGGCTTCTGGAAGCAGATCGCCAACAAGAGCGACGGCACCCGCGATGAGATCTACGGCATCGGCGGCAGCTGGTTCCGTCTCAACGACCAACTGCTGATCGAATGGCAACGTGACTTCTTCGACTTCGGCCACGTGCAGAAGGCGTTCCTGAAGCTGATCGAGTCCGGGGACCTCACCCCGACCATGCAGAAGCGCATCGAGCGCTCGCTGGCCGGCGAGAAACTGCCGGGTTACTACCCGATCGGCGAGGCCCCGGCTCCCATCTGGTGA
- a CDS encoding NDMA-dependent alcohol dehydrogenase, which translates to MKTKGALIWEFNQPWSIEEIEIGDPVKDEVKIQMEASGMCHSDHHLVTGDIPMAGFPVLGGHEGAGIVTEVGPGVEGLEPGDHVVLSFIPSCGACPSCQSGLRNLCDLGAMLLQGTAVSDNTHRIHAAKDGTPVIPMTLLGTFSPYMVVHKSSVVKIDPSIPFEVACLVGCGVTTGYGSAVRSANVRPGDDVVIAGIGGVGMGALQGALNAGARNIFAIDPVEWKRDQALKFGATHAYPDIASAMMGVAEITAGRMAAKTIITTGELHGEEIDNYLNITSKGGTCVVTAVANMASSDVTLNLSMLTLLQKNLQGTIFGGGNPHHDIPQLLSMYKAGRLNLDDMVTRQYKLEQINDGYKDMLEGRNIRGVIRYTDADR; encoded by the coding sequence ATGAAGACCAAAGGCGCTCTGATCTGGGAATTCAACCAGCCGTGGTCGATCGAGGAGATCGAGATCGGCGACCCCGTCAAGGACGAGGTGAAGATCCAGATGGAAGCCTCGGGCATGTGCCATTCCGACCATCACCTGGTCACCGGCGACATCCCGATGGCAGGTTTCCCGGTGCTGGGCGGCCACGAGGGCGCCGGCATCGTGACCGAGGTGGGCCCCGGCGTCGAAGGCCTCGAGCCCGGTGACCACGTCGTGCTGTCCTTCATCCCGTCGTGTGGCGCGTGCCCGTCGTGTCAGTCGGGTCTGCGCAACCTCTGCGACCTCGGAGCGATGCTGCTCCAGGGCACTGCGGTCTCCGACAACACCCACCGCATCCACGCAGCCAAGGACGGCACGCCGGTCATCCCGATGACCCTGCTGGGCACCTTCAGCCCGTACATGGTCGTGCACAAGAGCTCGGTCGTGAAGATCGACCCGTCCATCCCGTTCGAGGTCGCCTGCCTCGTCGGCTGCGGCGTCACCACCGGCTACGGCTCCGCGGTCCGCAGCGCCAACGTCCGGCCCGGCGACGACGTCGTCATCGCCGGCATCGGCGGCGTCGGCATGGGCGCACTGCAGGGCGCGCTGAACGCCGGCGCGCGCAACATCTTTGCGATCGACCCGGTGGAGTGGAAGCGCGACCAGGCGCTCAAGTTCGGCGCCACCCACGCCTACCCCGACATCGCCAGCGCGATGATGGGCGTCGCCGAGATCACCGCGGGCCGGATGGCGGCCAAGACCATCATCACCACCGGTGAGCTCCACGGCGAAGAAATCGACAACTACCTCAACATCACGTCCAAGGGCGGCACCTGCGTGGTCACCGCGGTGGCCAACATGGCCAGCTCCGATGTGACGCTGAACCTGTCGATGCTGACGCTGCTGCAGAAGAACCTGCAGGGCACCATCTTCGGTGGCGGCAACCCGCACCACGACATCCCCCAGCTGCTGTCGATGTACAAGGCGGGCCGGCTCAACCTCGACGACATGGTCACCCGGCAGTACAAGCTCGAGCAGATCAACGACGGCTACAAGGACATGCTCGAGGGCCGCAACATCCGCGGCGTCATCCGCTACACCGACGCCGACCGGTAA
- a CDS encoding nuclear transport factor 2 family protein, with the protein MTETAELTPVVAASRNSWRCVQSGDREGWLALMSDDIVIEDPIGEAVTNPDGTGVRGKDAVAAFYDANIGPNQLRVTCEETFPSSSPTEIAYILVLETTFPNGFVATVRGVFTYRVDDAGLITNLRGYWNMDAMSFSQKESAD; encoded by the coding sequence ATGACAGAGACGGCCGAACTGACACCGGTGGTCGCAGCGTCGCGGAACTCGTGGCGCTGCGTGCAATCCGGCGACCGCGAAGGCTGGCTGGCCCTGATGTCCGACGACATCGTCATCGAGGACCCCATCGGGGAGGCTGTCACCAACCCCGACGGCACCGGGGTGCGCGGCAAGGACGCCGTTGCCGCGTTCTACGACGCCAACATCGGCCCGAACCAGCTGCGCGTCACCTGTGAGGAGACGTTCCCGTCCAGCAGTCCGACCGAGATCGCCTACATCCTCGTGTTGGAGACGACCTTCCCGAACGGGTTCGTGGCCACCGTACGCGGTGTGTTCACCTACCGCGTCGACGACGCCGGCCTCATCACCAACCTGCGCGGTTACTGGAACATGGACGCGATGAGCTTCTCGCAGAAGGAAAGCGCGGATTAG
- a CDS encoding SDR family NAD(P)-dependent oxidoreductase — translation MVGGTRGIGLAVAELLAALDAGVVVNGRDDVAAHEAAERVPGAVAHPGSPADPAVADALIGTCVREFGSIDILVNCAGTAEPAGSSILNVTTEQFQSLVDAHLGTVFQTCRAAAPRMVQQGSGAIVNTSSFAFLGDYGGTGYPAGKGAVNSLTLSIAAELKEYGVRANVVCPGAKTRLSTGSDYQAHIAELNRRGLLDDVSYQGALDAAPPEYAAPTYCYLVSDLAKDITGQIFVAAGGFVGRFDRQPPAIVAYRGHENEPPWTVEEIAARVN, via the coding sequence GTGGTCGGCGGCACACGCGGGATCGGCCTGGCCGTCGCCGAACTATTGGCCGCTCTCGACGCCGGGGTGGTGGTCAACGGCCGCGACGACGTCGCAGCGCACGAAGCGGCCGAACGTGTTCCGGGTGCGGTCGCCCACCCGGGCTCACCCGCCGATCCGGCGGTCGCCGACGCGCTGATCGGCACCTGCGTCCGCGAGTTCGGGTCGATCGACATCCTGGTCAACTGCGCCGGCACCGCCGAACCCGCCGGCTCGTCGATCCTCAACGTGACCACCGAGCAGTTCCAGAGCCTGGTGGATGCCCATCTGGGCACCGTCTTCCAGACCTGCCGCGCGGCCGCCCCGCGGATGGTGCAGCAGGGCTCCGGCGCGATCGTGAACACGAGTTCGTTCGCGTTCTTGGGCGACTACGGCGGCACCGGATACCCCGCAGGCAAGGGGGCGGTCAACAGCCTGACGCTGTCGATCGCGGCCGAACTGAAGGAGTACGGGGTGCGCGCCAACGTCGTGTGTCCGGGCGCAAAGACCCGGCTGTCCACCGGGTCGGACTACCAAGCGCATATCGCCGAACTCAACCGCCGCGGCCTGCTCGATGATGTCAGCTACCAGGGCGCCCTCGACGCCGCGCCGCCGGAGTATGCCGCACCGACCTACTGCTACCTGGTCAGCGACCTCGCCAAGGACATCACCGGACAGATCTTCGTGGCCGCAGGCGGATTCGTCGGCCGCTTCGATCGGCAGCCCCCCGCGATCGTGGCCTACCGCGGCCACGAGAACGAGCCACCGTGGACGGTCGAGGAGATCGCAGCCCGGGTCAACTGA
- a CDS encoding mycofactocin-coupled SDR family oxidoreductase produces the protein MGGRVEGKVAFITGAARGQGRSHAVRLAEEGADIIAIDVCAAISSNTEIPPATPDDLAQTVDLVKGTGRRVVSAEVDVRDYAAVKAAVDSGVEQLGRLDIVVANAGIGNGGQTLDHTSEDDWNDMIDVNLSGVWKSVKAAVPHLLSGGRGGSIILTSSVGGLKPYAHTGHYIAAKHGVIGLMRTFAVELGQHSIRVNAVCPTNVNTPLFMNEGTMKLFRPDLENPGPDDMAVAAQFMHVLPVGWVEPVDISNAVLFLASDEARYITGLPVTVDAGSMLK, from the coding sequence ATGGGTGGTCGGGTGGAGGGCAAGGTCGCGTTCATCACGGGCGCGGCGCGCGGTCAGGGCCGTAGTCATGCGGTGCGGCTGGCCGAAGAGGGCGCCGACATCATCGCGATCGACGTCTGTGCAGCGATCAGCAGCAACACCGAGATCCCGCCGGCGACACCCGATGACCTGGCCCAGACCGTCGATCTGGTCAAGGGGACCGGTCGCCGGGTCGTCTCCGCCGAGGTGGACGTGCGTGACTACGCCGCGGTGAAGGCGGCGGTGGACTCCGGGGTGGAGCAGCTGGGCCGGCTCGACATCGTGGTGGCCAACGCGGGCATCGGCAACGGTGGGCAGACGCTGGACCACACCAGCGAAGATGACTGGAACGACATGATCGACGTCAATCTGTCGGGCGTCTGGAAGTCGGTGAAGGCCGCTGTGCCGCATCTTCTTTCTGGCGGCCGCGGCGGATCGATCATCCTCACCAGCTCGGTTGGCGGCCTCAAGCCGTACGCGCACACAGGTCACTACATCGCCGCCAAGCACGGCGTGATCGGGTTGATGCGCACCTTCGCCGTCGAGCTGGGCCAGCACTCGATCCGGGTCAACGCCGTCTGCCCGACCAATGTGAACACCCCGCTGTTCATGAACGAGGGCACGATGAAGCTCTTCCGGCCGGACCTGGAGAATCCGGGGCCCGACGATATGGCGGTCGCCGCCCAGTTCATGCACGTCCTGCCGGTTGGTTGGGTCGAGCCGGTGGACATCAGCAATGCCGTGTTGTTCCTGGCCTCTGACGAGGCGCGGTACATCACGGGCCTCCCGGTCACCGTGGACGCCGGCAGCATGCTCAAGTAG
- a CDS encoding TetR/AcrR family transcriptional regulator, translated as MPAAAKARGGDVSARARLIEATAKIMRDEGYAAATSRRVAAEAGVKQALVYYYFPTMDDLYVEVLRAGAESSLEHMRAALANNDPLRALWLINSDASRTALNTEFMALANHRKAIRVELRAYAERVRDIETAAVTVALRANGVDLQQHPPVVVSMLIAQIARSLCNESAVGVTLGHDEMRAYVDRQLKSLAPAPGG; from the coding sequence ATGCCGGCTGCAGCCAAGGCCCGCGGCGGGGACGTCAGCGCACGGGCGCGCTTGATCGAGGCGACGGCAAAGATCATGCGCGACGAGGGATATGCCGCAGCGACCTCGCGCCGGGTGGCCGCCGAGGCCGGCGTCAAACAGGCGCTGGTCTACTACTACTTCCCGACCATGGACGACCTGTATGTCGAGGTACTGCGAGCGGGCGCGGAGAGCTCGCTGGAACACATGCGCGCCGCCTTGGCCAACAATGATCCGCTGCGCGCACTGTGGCTGATCAACAGCGACGCCAGCAGGACCGCGCTGAACACCGAGTTCATGGCGCTGGCCAACCACCGCAAGGCGATTCGGGTCGAATTGCGTGCCTACGCCGAGCGGGTGCGTGACATCGAGACTGCCGCCGTCACGGTCGCGCTGCGCGCCAACGGTGTTGACCTGCAGCAACATCCACCGGTGGTGGTCTCGATGCTGATCGCCCAGATCGCCCGGAGCCTGTGTAACGAGAGTGCGGTCGGGGTCACGCTCGGCCACGACGAGATGCGCGCCTACGTCGACCGCCAGCTCAAGTCACTGGCCCCCGCGCCGGGTGGTTGA
- a CDS encoding cytochrome P450, translated as MTDLASADFFSDYALSQDPYAYWDHLREQNPVYREPHYGVVAVTGYQEVLAAFKDHGSFSAVNAIGGPFPPLPFTPEGDDITEQIEAHRHLFPIHEHMVVMDPPAHERARSLLNKLLTPRRLKENEDYMWRLVDSQIDRVMDPDSAQGRCEFLSEYAKPFATSAIIDLLGVPEEDRPEFLAALGAEQPDGARVGALDGEPVGSDPLQYLDDKFAGYLAERRREPRGDVLSGMATAVYPDGSIPELIEVVKPATFLFAAGQETVTKLLSAAVKTLAEQPEYQQTLRRHPDRIPTFIEESLRMHSPTKVDFRLVRKTTTLGGVHLKAGTIVMLCLGAANRDPRKFEDPHKFRPDRKNVREHIAFGRGIHTCAGAPLARVEGQITVRRWLDRTSEIHLDESAHGPAGAHHFAYDPTFLLRGLTELQIEFTAAR; from the coding sequence ATGACCGACCTCGCATCGGCGGACTTCTTCTCCGACTACGCGCTCAGCCAGGACCCCTATGCCTACTGGGATCATCTGCGCGAGCAGAATCCGGTCTACCGCGAACCGCACTACGGCGTCGTCGCCGTCACCGGTTACCAGGAAGTGCTGGCAGCGTTCAAGGACCACGGCTCGTTCTCCGCGGTCAACGCGATCGGCGGACCGTTCCCGCCGCTGCCGTTCACCCCCGAGGGTGACGACATCACCGAGCAGATCGAGGCACACCGCCACCTGTTCCCGATCCACGAGCACATGGTGGTGATGGACCCGCCCGCCCACGAGCGGGCCCGATCGTTGCTCAACAAGTTGCTCACGCCGCGGCGCCTCAAGGAGAACGAGGACTACATGTGGCGTCTGGTCGACAGCCAGATCGACCGCGTGATGGACCCGGATTCCGCCCAGGGACGCTGTGAGTTCCTGTCCGAGTACGCCAAACCCTTTGCCACGTCGGCGATCATCGACCTGCTCGGTGTCCCGGAGGAGGACCGGCCGGAGTTCCTGGCCGCGCTGGGTGCCGAGCAGCCGGACGGGGCAAGGGTGGGCGCCCTGGACGGGGAGCCGGTGGGATCGGATCCGCTGCAGTATCTTGACGACAAGTTCGCGGGGTACCTCGCCGAGCGTCGCCGCGAGCCACGCGGGGACGTGTTGTCGGGCATGGCGACGGCGGTGTACCCGGACGGTTCGATACCGGAGCTCATCGAGGTCGTCAAGCCGGCCACGTTCCTGTTCGCCGCGGGGCAGGAGACCGTGACCAAACTGCTCAGCGCAGCCGTCAAGACACTGGCCGAACAGCCGGAGTACCAACAAACTCTGCGCCGGCACCCGGACCGCATACCGACGTTCATCGAAGAGTCGCTGCGGATGCACTCTCCGACCAAGGTCGACTTCCGGCTGGTCCGCAAGACCACCACGCTCGGCGGCGTGCATTTGAAGGCGGGCACGATCGTCATGCTGTGCCTCGGCGCGGCGAACCGCGACCCGCGCAAATTCGAGGATCCGCACAAGTTCCGCCCGGACCGCAAGAACGTTCGCGAGCACATCGCGTTCGGTCGTGGCATCCACACCTGCGCGGGCGCCCCGCTGGCCCGGGTCGAGGGACAGATCACCGTCCGCCGGTGGCTGGACCGCACCAGTGAGATCCACCTCGACGAATCGGCCCACGGGCCCGCCGGGGCGCATCACTTCGCCTACGATCCCACCTTCCTGCTGAGGGGGCTGACCGAGCTGCAGATCGAATTCACCGCTGCCCGATGA
- a CDS encoding SDR family NAD(P)-dependent oxidoreductase, translating to MTSRRVLITGAGQGIGRGLALAFGRAGAEVLVNDLQRERSEQVAGELRAAGGSGTPVPFDVCDYASVTAAIAEAGPVDVLINNAGNAGAEGFGGRARFAETQPADWESFLRVNLYGVLHCARAVLPSMIANTWGRILTVVSDAGRTGDPGGAVYGAAKAGAAGLTRSLALENGRFNITANNISLGTMRTPMTEPLQAEPDSPQAKEILRNYAIRRPGVPEDVTELALLLASDHGSWITGQTICVNGGYSFGL from the coding sequence ATGACATCTCGACGGGTGCTCATCACCGGCGCGGGCCAAGGCATCGGACGCGGTCTTGCCCTCGCATTCGGCCGCGCCGGGGCCGAGGTGCTCGTCAACGACCTCCAACGGGAGCGCAGCGAACAGGTGGCCGGTGAGCTCCGCGCCGCGGGCGGCTCTGGTACGCCGGTCCCGTTCGACGTCTGCGACTACGCGTCGGTGACCGCCGCGATTGCCGAGGCCGGACCGGTGGACGTGCTGATCAACAACGCGGGCAACGCCGGCGCCGAAGGGTTCGGCGGCCGGGCCAGGTTCGCCGAGACACAGCCGGCCGACTGGGAGTCCTTTCTGCGCGTCAACCTCTACGGCGTCCTGCACTGTGCCCGGGCGGTCCTGCCGTCGATGATCGCGAACACGTGGGGCCGGATCCTCACGGTCGTCTCCGACGCCGGGCGCACCGGCGACCCCGGTGGCGCCGTCTACGGCGCCGCGAAGGCCGGGGCCGCCGGGCTCACCCGGTCGCTGGCGCTGGAGAACGGTCGGTTCAACATCACCGCCAACAACATCTCGCTCGGGACGATGCGGACCCCGATGACCGAACCGCTGCAGGCCGAGCCTGATTCGCCTCAGGCCAAGGAGATTCTGCGCAACTACGCCATCCGACGTCCGGGCGTTCCGGAGGACGTCACCGAGTTGGCGCTGCTGCTGGCGAGCGACCACGGGTCGTGGATCACCGGTCAGACCATCTGCGTCAACGGCGGGTACTCATTCGGGCTGTGA
- a CDS encoding long-chain-fatty-acid--CoA ligase, with product MFGLMQDRPLMISSLIEHAAAFHGDTEVVSRLPEGPVRRTTWRGVNERSKQVANALGELGIEAGDRVATLAWNSDRHLALYFGVSGSGAVMHTVNPRLFAEQIVYIVNHAEDRVLFFDITFAPLVDKLAAELTTVQTYVVMTDRDHMPELAHIPAGRVLCWDELVGKQSTHYDWPEFDERTASSLCYTSGTTGNPKGVLYSHRSTVLHAMLSLSRDTFDINSGTTLLLVVPMFHANAWGTPYSAAMVGAKLVLPGPHLDGESVYRLMRDEAVTIMQGVPTVWLMFFSYLDEHPEIDPRELKLEWAGIGGSALSQSMLERIEDDLGAEGGQGWGMTETSPICVVGRLLPKHAALSAQEQHKVKLKQGRGVFGVELKIVDESGNRLPWDGKAFGEVFVRGPWIASGYFKGEGGEKLDAEGFFPTGDVATIDPDGYLQLVDRTKDVIKSGGEWVSSIDLENAAMGHPAIAEAAVIGVPHPKWQERPLLIAVLRKGHNATRDDVLKFLSGEVAKWWLPDDVVFVDELPHTATGKVLKVKLREQYRDRQRSQPE from the coding sequence ATGTTCGGATTGATGCAGGACCGGCCTTTGATGATCTCCTCGCTGATCGAGCACGCGGCGGCATTTCACGGTGACACCGAGGTGGTGTCGCGGCTACCGGAGGGGCCGGTGCGGCGCACCACGTGGCGTGGCGTCAACGAGCGCTCGAAACAGGTCGCCAACGCGCTCGGCGAGCTCGGCATCGAAGCGGGTGACCGCGTGGCGACGCTGGCGTGGAACAGTGACCGTCACCTCGCGCTGTATTTCGGTGTCTCGGGATCCGGTGCGGTGATGCATACCGTCAACCCGCGGCTGTTCGCCGAGCAGATCGTCTACATCGTCAACCACGCCGAGGACCGGGTGTTGTTCTTCGACATCACGTTCGCGCCGCTGGTCGACAAGTTGGCCGCCGAGCTGACCACTGTCCAGACATACGTGGTGATGACCGACCGCGACCACATGCCCGAGCTTGCGCATATCCCCGCCGGGCGGGTGCTCTGCTGGGACGAGCTGGTCGGCAAGCAGTCCACCCACTACGACTGGCCGGAGTTCGACGAACGCACCGCCTCGTCGCTGTGCTACACCTCCGGCACCACCGGAAACCCGAAAGGTGTTCTGTACTCCCATCGTTCGACGGTGCTGCACGCGATGCTGTCGTTGTCGCGCGACACCTTCGACATCAACAGCGGGACCACCTTGTTGCTCGTCGTCCCGATGTTCCACGCCAACGCGTGGGGCACCCCGTACTCGGCGGCGATGGTCGGCGCCAAGCTGGTGTTGCCCGGGCCGCACCTGGACGGCGAGAGCGTGTACCGACTGATGCGCGACGAAGCAGTCACCATCATGCAGGGCGTGCCGACGGTGTGGCTGATGTTCTTCTCCTACCTCGACGAGCATCCCGAGATCGACCCGCGCGAACTGAAACTCGAGTGGGCCGGGATCGGCGGATCGGCGCTGTCGCAGTCGATGCTGGAACGCATCGAGGACGACCTCGGGGCCGAAGGCGGTCAGGGGTGGGGGATGACCGAAACCAGTCCGATCTGCGTGGTCGGCCGGCTGCTGCCCAAGCACGCCGCGCTGAGCGCCCAGGAGCAGCACAAGGTCAAGCTCAAGCAGGGCCGGGGTGTGTTCGGGGTGGAACTCAAGATCGTCGACGAGTCGGGTAATCGCCTGCCCTGGGACGGAAAGGCTTTCGGTGAAGTGTTCGTCCGCGGCCCGTGGATCGCCAGCGGCTACTTCAAGGGTGAGGGCGGTGAGAAGCTCGACGCCGAGGGGTTCTTCCCGACCGGTGACGTCGCGACGATCGACCCCGACGGTTATCTGCAACTGGTGGACCGCACCAAGGACGTCATCAAATCCGGCGGCGAGTGGGTCAGCTCGATCGACCTGGAGAACGCCGCGATGGGCCATCCCGCGATCGCCGAGGCGGCCGTCATCGGTGTGCCGCACCCCAAGTGGCAGGAGCGGCCGCTACTCATCGCGGTACTGCGCAAGGGCCACAACGCCACTCGTGATGACGTTCTGAAGTTTCTGTCCGGTGAGGTCGCGAAGTGGTGGCTGCCCGACGACGTGGTGTTCGTCGACGAGCTGCCGCACACTGCGACCGGCAAGGTGCTCAAGGTCAAACTGCGTGAGCAATACCGCGATCGTCAGCGGTCACAGCCCGAATGA
- a CDS encoding HIT family protein encodes MATVFTKIINRELPGRFVYEDDDIVAFLTIQPMTQGHTLVVPREEIDNWQDVEPAKFARVMEVSQLIGKAVCKAFDTERSGVIIAGLEVPHLHVHVFPARNLSDFGFANVDQNPSPESLDEAQAKIKAALADLR; translated from the coding sequence ATGGCGACCGTCTTCACCAAGATCATCAACCGCGAACTGCCCGGACGATTCGTCTACGAGGACGACGACATCGTGGCGTTCCTGACGATCCAGCCGATGACGCAGGGCCACACGCTGGTGGTGCCACGCGAGGAGATCGACAACTGGCAGGATGTCGAGCCGGCGAAGTTCGCCCGCGTGATGGAGGTGTCGCAGCTGATCGGCAAGGCGGTCTGCAAGGCGTTCGACACGGAACGCTCGGGGGTCATCATCGCGGGACTGGAGGTGCCGCACCTGCACGTGCACGTATTCCCGGCCCGCAACCTGTCGGACTTCGGCTTCGCCAACGTCGATCAGAACCCGTCGCCGGAGTCGCTGGACGAGGCTCAGGCCAAGATCAAGGCCGCGCTAGCCGACCTGCGCTGA
- a CDS encoding cell wall metabolism sensor histidine kinase WalK produces the protein MPGRFRRGIPLRVGLVAATLLLVACGLLASGIAVTTIMQHSLMNRVDDTLLDASRGWAQVPRRLPTVTVEDPNPARPPSDFFVRGIDPDGHIWMAVNDRDHEPALPADNDVGPVPVTVGSVDHSDVQWRAMTVRGLRGELTTVAIDLSDVKSTMRSLVYTQLGIGTAVLLVLGIAGYAVVHRSLRPLSEVEKTAAAIASGQLDRRVPERDPRTEVGRLSSALNGMLAQIQRAMASSESSAEQARSSEERMRRFITDASHELRTPLTTIRGFAELYRQGAARDVEMLMSRIESESRRMGLLVEDLLLLARLDAQRPLDQHRVDLLALATDAVHDAQSIAPRRSIRMEVFDGPGTPEVLGDEPRLRQVLSNLVANALQHTPESAAVTVRVGTEGDVAVLEVCDEGPGMRPEDAQRVFERFYRADSSRTRASGGTGLGLSIVDSLVYAHGGRVSVTTAPGQGSRFRVTLPRFADAGPDAESAVPASSAQVG, from the coding sequence GTGCCGGGTCGGTTCAGGAGAGGCATTCCGCTTCGTGTAGGCCTTGTCGCCGCCACACTGCTGCTGGTGGCGTGCGGTCTGCTGGCCTCAGGGATCGCGGTGACCACGATCATGCAGCACAGCTTGATGAACCGCGTCGACGACACCCTGCTCGACGCGTCCCGCGGGTGGGCGCAGGTGCCGCGTAGGCTTCCCACCGTCACCGTCGAGGATCCCAACCCGGCACGGCCGCCGTCGGACTTCTTCGTCCGCGGCATCGATCCCGACGGACACATCTGGATGGCCGTCAATGACCGCGATCACGAACCGGCGCTGCCCGCCGACAACGATGTGGGACCGGTGCCGGTCACCGTAGGCTCCGTCGACCACTCCGATGTGCAATGGCGCGCGATGACGGTGCGTGGTCTGCGCGGCGAGCTCACCACGGTGGCCATCGACCTGTCCGACGTGAAGTCCACCATGCGGTCGCTGGTCTACACCCAGCTCGGCATCGGAACAGCGGTGCTGCTGGTGCTCGGCATCGCCGGCTACGCCGTCGTACACCGCAGCCTGCGCCCGCTGTCCGAAGTGGAGAAGACCGCTGCGGCGATCGCCTCCGGCCAGCTGGATCGCCGTGTCCCCGAACGCGATCCGCGCACCGAGGTGGGCCGATTGTCGTCGGCGCTCAACGGGATGCTCGCTCAAATCCAGCGCGCGATGGCGTCCTCGGAATCCTCTGCCGAGCAGGCGCGTAGCTCCGAGGAGCGGATGCGGCGTTTCATCACCGACGCCAGCCATGAACTGCGCACCCCGCTGACGACCATCCGTGGCTTCGCCGAGCTGTACCGGCAGGGCGCCGCTCGCGACGTCGAGATGCTGATGAGCCGCATCGAGAGCGAGTCACGCCGCATGGGCCTGCTCGTGGAGGACCTGCTGCTGCTGGCGCGCCTCGACGCGCAGCGCCCGCTCGACCAGCATCGGGTCGACCTGCTGGCGTTGGCCACCGACGCGGTGCACGACGCGCAGTCGATCGCACCGAGGCGCAGCATCCGGATGGAGGTGTTCGACGGCCCCGGCACGCCCGAGGTGCTCGGCGACGAGCCGCGGCTCCGTCAGGTGCTGTCCAACCTGGTTGCCAACGCGCTGCAGCACACCCCTGAGTCGGCGGCGGTCACGGTGCGGGTGGGAACCGAGGGCGACGTCGCCGTCCTGGAGGTCTGCGACGAGGGTCCCGGTATGCGCCCGGAGGACGCTCAGCGCGTTTTCGAACGCTTCTACCGCGCCGACTCGTCACGGACGCGTGCCAGCGGCGGCACCGGTCTGGGGCTGTCGATCGTCGACTCGCTGGTCTATGCGCACGGCGGCCGGGTCAGCGTGACCACCGCCCCGGGCCAGGGCTCGCGGTTCCGGGTGACGTTGCCGCGGTTCGCTGACGCCGGCCCTGACGCCGAGTCGGCGGTGCCGGCCAGTTCAGCGCAGGTCGGCTAG